CCTTCGGCGGAGTTCGCGGGCGACCGCGTGTATCGGCTTCCCGTGGATGCCTATAGCACCGAGGATGCGGTGTACGTGGAAGCGGCGCTCCCCGGCGTCAGCCGCGACAGCGTGGACATCTCGCTGGACGGCGAGACCCTCACCATCCGCGCCGAGGTGCCGGCGCCGTCGGACGAGGGGCGCGACTACGCGATCCGCGAGCGGTTCTACGGCACGCTCCAGCG
This is a stretch of genomic DNA from Chloroflexota bacterium. It encodes these proteins:
- a CDS encoding Hsp20/alpha crystallin family protein encodes the protein MAQQVSIWEPFRDFVTLRDAMDRLFEQSFVRPSAEFAGDRVYRLPVDAYSTEDAVYVEAALPGVSRDSVDISLDGETLTIRAEVPAPSDEGRDYAIRERFYGTLQRSLTLNVPVDAAKAEATFENGVLTLRIPKAEAAKPRKISVKTK